The genomic segment CCCGCATGCGGTCCGCGCCATCTGCTTGATGACTTTCGCGACACCGGAATCGCCCTGCACCAGTGGCGTTGCCGTGTTCTGCATCTCGCGCAGCGTCGCCCTGTCCTCCGGAATCCGCCACGTGGCAGGACGCGTCAACGCTCGGGTGATGTGCTCGTCATCTACGCCCAGTGCCGAAGAGGAGTAGCGATTCAAGATGATCTCCACGCGCGGCAGGGTAGCGGGGAACAGTTCGGAAATAATGCGGTTCGAATTGCGCAGCTCCGAGATGCCCACATGCGAAACCAGGTACACAACGGCTTCCTGTCCGAAGACCGCGCTGCCTTTCAACTGGAACCTGGATCCGGAATCGATCACCACTGTGTCGTATTCCTGGCGTGCCACCTGGATCAGCTTGTTCACAGCCTCCTGGTTCAGGTCGAAGTTGACGAAATTCCCTGGCGCTGCCAGAACGTGCAAGCCGGAATCATGCTGCACAATCAGGCGCGAAAGCAGGTTTGAATCCAGCCGCCCGGAGTTCTGCAAAGCATCCACGGTGGAGTACTGTGCGTTCAATCCCAACACCAGCGCCGAGTCGCCCAGCGGCAGGTCGAGGTCAATCAGAAGAACCTTTTCCCCGGTCTCCTTGGCAGCCGAAACCGCGAAGTTCGACGCCATCGTCGTAACTCCGGCGCCACCCTTGGCCCCGCAGAAAACGCACAGTCGGCCGTTCTCCTTCGTGCCTGGCCGAACCGCAGTGCGGCGCGCCGAAGCCCGAACCATCGCCTCGTTGATCGCTGCAGGCGTGATCGGAAACGTCAGGAACTCCCGAGCTCCCGCCCGCATGCAGCTCAACATCAGCTCCGAGTCCAGCCGCATGGAGTAGACCATTACGGTTAGCTGCGAGTTGGCGCAGAGATTTTCAACCAGCTCCAGCGCAGACTCGGGGTCGCTATCCAGGTCGAGAATTGCAATATCGAAGTTCTGTTTAAGAATCCGGGGAAGCTGGTCCAGATGGGGATACGACGATAGCTGGTTGCTCACTCGGCACG from the Occallatibacter riparius genome contains:
- a CDS encoding AAA family ATPase encodes the protein MLQSLKISDYEMTRQEPAPAPATSYAPVAVTGDGLSVVLIGPDESRRYSVASALTGAPCRVSNQLSSYPHLDQLPRILKQNFDIAILDLDSDPESALELVENLCANSQLTVMVYSMRLDSELMLSCMRAGAREFLTFPITPAAINEAMVRASARRTAVRPGTKENGRLCVFCGAKGGAGVTTMASNFAVSAAKETGEKVLLIDLDLPLGDSALVLGLNAQYSTVDALQNSGRLDSNLLSRLIVQHDSGLHVLAAPGNFVNFDLNQEAVNKLIQVARQEYDTVVIDSGSRFQLKGSAVFGQEAVVYLVSHVGISELRNSNRIISELFPATLPRVEIILNRYSSSALGVDDEHITRALTRPATWRIPEDRATLREMQNTATPLVQGDSGVAKVIKQMARTACGLNSEPEKKKALFGLF